One genomic region from Reichenbachiella ulvae encodes:
- a CDS encoding response regulator transcription factor: MSKIRVILADDHVIVRNGIKILLESNGDVDVIAEASNGEEALEKARLLKPDILISDIKMPIMNGIEATAKLKEYAPETKALILSMHDDEEYIIKSIESGAAGYLLKDTTKEEFSKALHAVLDGQKYFSGDISNILVNSYLNIKDGKPVSNRNNQPENDYHITKREKQILQLVYEGNSNKDIAEQLGKSVRTIETHRFNIMKKLGVSNITELIRKIDAEPYITAG; this comes from the coding sequence ATGAGTAAAATAAGAGTCATATTAGCTGATGATCACGTCATTGTGAGAAATGGAATTAAAATATTACTGGAAAGTAATGGAGACGTAGACGTGATCGCTGAGGCTTCTAATGGAGAAGAGGCCCTGGAAAAAGCCCGATTGCTCAAACCAGATATATTAATATCAGACATAAAAATGCCAATCATGAATGGCATAGAAGCAACAGCCAAACTAAAGGAATATGCTCCTGAGACCAAGGCTTTGATACTATCCATGCATGATGATGAGGAATATATTATCAAATCTATCGAAAGCGGAGCTGCAGGTTATCTACTCAAAGACACTACAAAAGAGGAATTCTCCAAAGCACTGCATGCTGTTTTGGACGGACAAAAGTATTTCAGCGGGGACATCTCCAACATCCTGGTCAATTCCTACCTGAACATCAAGGATGGAAAGCCAGTAAGCAATAGAAACAATCAGCCTGAAAATGACTACCACATCACCAAAAGAGAAAAGCAAATCTTACAATTGGTGTATGAGGGCAATAGCAACAAAGACATAGCAGAGCAGCTGGGTAAAAGCGTAAGAACCATCGAAACGCATCGCTTCAACATCATGAAGAAATTGGGTGTTTCTAACATCACCGAATTGATCAGAAAGATAGACGCTGAACCCTATATCACAGCTGGATAA
- a CDS encoding 2OG-Fe(II) oxygenase, whose product MKSIDEEQWINWVDTLSDHHYVVMDHILSREDLCAFKSCFDEKKEAEVLKKAAIGSLNQKQIDQSIRGDQILWLDNQDMDARLTPFFQWAELLKSQLNRYCFLSLSGYEVHFAHYPEGTFYKRHLDQFQGRNNRLISMILYLNEDWEPSHGGQLKIYLPNGEETIEPVFGRMVLFKSDLLEHEVLMTHKDRFSITGWMLHKPAGLGFLELGGA is encoded by the coding sequence TTGAAGTCGATAGACGAAGAGCAGTGGATCAACTGGGTTGACACACTCTCAGATCACCACTATGTGGTGATGGATCATATACTTTCAAGAGAGGATTTGTGTGCGTTCAAATCTTGTTTTGATGAGAAAAAAGAAGCAGAAGTTCTCAAAAAAGCAGCCATTGGTAGTTTGAATCAAAAGCAGATTGATCAAAGCATTCGTGGAGATCAGATTTTGTGGCTGGACAACCAGGACATGGACGCACGTTTGACACCTTTCTTTCAATGGGCCGAATTGCTCAAAAGTCAGCTCAACAGATACTGTTTCCTCAGCTTGTCAGGCTATGAAGTTCACTTTGCACATTACCCGGAAGGCACTTTTTACAAACGACATCTGGATCAATTTCAAGGTAGAAATAACCGATTGATTTCCATGATACTATATTTAAATGAGGATTGGGAACCTTCCCATGGTGGCCAACTCAAAATATATCTTCCTAATGGAGAAGAAACCATCGAACCAGTTTTCGGCCGGATGGTGCTATTCAAAAGCGATCTATTAGAACATGAAGTCCTTATGACTCATAAAGATCGATTCAGCATTACAGGTTGGATGTTGCACAAGCCAGCCGGACTCGGTTTCCTTGAGCTAGGCGGTGCTTGA
- a CDS encoding TlpA family protein disulfide reductase encodes MQVSNLAVRLLSVLLFVLLSHFQVQGQVTLSIELKEINGRVFSLRDLQGSELTVVDFWATWCKPCVKSIPKLIELSENFESDKVKFVGINVDSPRNSAKVRPFSKSLGIPYPVLLDPDQELYGELLVNVLPTLFILDSDGKVLYTHEGYVPGDEKKIEEQLTSLLNND; translated from the coding sequence ATGCAAGTATCAAATCTCGCCGTTCGACTATTATCAGTCCTTCTATTTGTTTTATTATCTCATTTTCAGGTTCAAGGTCAGGTAACTCTTTCCATTGAGCTCAAAGAAATCAATGGTCGGGTTTTTAGTTTGCGAGACTTGCAAGGGAGTGAATTGACTGTTGTGGATTTTTGGGCTACCTGGTGCAAACCCTGTGTCAAGTCCATACCAAAGCTCATTGAATTGTCTGAGAACTTCGAAAGCGACAAAGTGAAATTTGTGGGGATCAATGTGGACAGCCCTCGAAACAGTGCCAAAGTCAGACCCTTCTCTAAATCACTTGGGATTCCATACCCTGTCCTGTTAGACCCAGATCAAGAACTGTATGGAGAATTGCTCGTCAATGTACTTCCGACCTTATTTATTTTAGATTCTGACGGAAAAGTGCTCTACACGCACGAGGGTTATGTCCCCGGGGATGAAAAGAAAATTGAAGAGCAGCTCACAAGCTTATTGAATAATGATTAA
- a CDS encoding BLUF domain-containing protein — METLYRLVYTSARRKDCDDKEIQNILASCKKNNPGKNITGLLIQTENRFLQVIEGDKDEVLGLSEKIKKDPRHGGVNIRFEQKVDKRLFPNWHMAFKDISKDDIQFQSKISEEDKKSYEAMMEGDISAYNDRGMNVLKTFVSM, encoded by the coding sequence ATGGAAACATTATACAGGTTGGTATATACCAGCGCGAGAAGGAAGGACTGCGACGACAAGGAAATCCAAAACATTTTGGCCTCATGTAAAAAGAACAATCCTGGAAAAAACATTACAGGTCTTTTGATTCAAACAGAAAACCGTTTTCTTCAAGTAATAGAAGGAGATAAAGACGAGGTTTTAGGACTTTCCGAAAAAATCAAAAAAGATCCAAGACATGGAGGTGTTAACATTAGATTCGAACAAAAAGTAGACAAGCGTTTATTCCCCAATTGGCACATGGCATTCAAGGATATTTCCAAAGATGACATTCAATTCCAATCTAAAATCAGCGAAGAGGACAAAAAAAGCTATGAAGCTATGATGGAGGGCGATATTAGTGCCTACAACGATCGTGGTATGAATGTTCTTAAAACATTCGTTTCCATGTAA
- a CDS encoding rubredoxin, giving the protein MKKKDLVRVFVKGGILSTGDFLKIINTAQKLGSDYIHLGSRQDILFPVLEKHRDSLEETFAKINTDFQSNHFTHQNIVSSYVALEVMPHRVWLVPHVFHHILDSITIKPKYRVNIVDPLQSMVPLFTGNINFIASKQDNYWYLYLRFKSNNNQPVAYSKIIYGYELNKVVELISGMNVDEEGIPMEEIFAAIDQLDLTKQNPLEELQYPKTNFPYYEGLNREPGGTYWLGLYWRSNKFAINILKDICQRCLDTNVGRVSLTPWKSFIVQGIREEHLIGWDKLMGKSGMNLRHSSLELNWHLPVLHDECMELKNYLVRALDQQDISTSGLTFTIKPNDDMYLFTSVVIEFDEKSEESERSYNILYSTDFNPNSGEYHSYVEGVRREILPALLIELSHMYYEQLEETPVPTKTKTIPEKKVDRFQCSSCQTIYDEKYGDEAFDIKPGTTFDHLPDDYVCPTCGEPKASYKKI; this is encoded by the coding sequence ATGAAGAAAAAGGATCTGGTTAGAGTCTTTGTCAAGGGTGGAATCTTGTCAACAGGGGACTTTCTGAAAATCATCAATACCGCACAAAAATTAGGAAGTGATTACATCCATCTTGGATCGCGTCAAGACATACTTTTTCCGGTTTTGGAGAAACATAGAGATAGCCTGGAGGAAACTTTTGCCAAAATCAATACGGATTTCCAATCCAATCATTTCACTCATCAAAACATAGTAAGTTCTTATGTGGCCCTTGAGGTTATGCCACACCGTGTTTGGCTAGTTCCTCATGTCTTTCACCACATTCTGGATAGCATTACGATCAAACCAAAATACAGGGTAAACATCGTCGATCCACTACAGAGCATGGTGCCTTTGTTCACTGGCAACATCAACTTCATAGCCTCCAAACAGGACAACTACTGGTATCTCTACTTGAGATTTAAATCCAACAACAACCAACCAGTCGCCTACTCCAAAATCATCTATGGCTATGAGCTGAATAAGGTAGTCGAATTGATCTCGGGGATGAATGTAGACGAAGAAGGCATTCCCATGGAGGAAATTTTCGCTGCGATAGATCAACTAGATCTGACCAAACAAAACCCACTGGAAGAACTGCAGTACCCAAAGACCAATTTCCCGTATTACGAAGGTCTAAACCGTGAACCTGGAGGAACTTACTGGCTAGGACTGTACTGGAGAAGCAATAAATTTGCCATCAACATTCTGAAAGACATCTGCCAGCGTTGCCTGGATACCAACGTCGGACGCGTTAGTCTTACTCCCTGGAAGTCTTTTATCGTTCAAGGAATCAGAGAAGAACACCTCATAGGTTGGGACAAACTGATGGGGAAATCCGGTATGAACCTACGTCACTCTTCACTCGAGCTCAACTGGCATTTGCCCGTGCTTCATGACGAGTGCATGGAGTTGAAAAATTACCTCGTAAGAGCTTTGGACCAACAAGACATTAGCACCTCTGGGCTTACCTTCACCATTAAGCCTAACGATGACATGTACTTATTTACCTCGGTGGTAATTGAGTTTGACGAGAAAAGCGAGGAAAGTGAAAGAAGTTATAATATTCTGTATTCCACGGATTTTAACCCTAATTCTGGAGAATACCACAGTTATGTAGAAGGTGTCAGAAGAGAAATACTGCCTGCGCTGCTGATAGAACTCAGCCACATGTACTACGAACAGCTGGAAGAAACTCCTGTCCCTACCAAAACGAAAACTATTCCAGAAAAGAAAGTAGACCGCTTTCAATGCTCGAGCTGTCAGACCATCTATGATGAAAAATATGGAGATGAGGCATTTGACATTAAACCTGGTACAACTTTCGATCATCTCCCTGACGACTATGTTTGTCCGACCTGTGGAGAGCCCAAAGCCAGCTACAAAAAAATATAA
- a CDS encoding two-component regulator propeller domain-containing protein: MKGKKHVISRKTASYRFLLHLVFCFASFSVGGQNIDYQNLSIREGLSHNSVFSVLQDNYGYIWLGTSNSLHRFDGYEFRTYQNERERKDGISQGAVRTLFQDSEERIWIGTESGLSYFYRGEIVPFNELNNQMAVQPYAIEEMLETPSGELWIATWGGGIFVWDEKELKAINKSTAPTLETDIIVDFLWDESRRCIWIGTWDGGLYRYMVESQSMEKVTAFPGINARALALREASELWVGTWGDGLYVYRDDVFEQHLVEAKGAIAIFSNKILDLAVDHKDQLWVGTFGGGVHLYDGENFLSYANDPQDNNSLCGNYVETITIDDEGALWVGTKGAGVSRMKPTPFHAYPYLKKKSYDPFDPTIPGVVKDERGNKWVLGPERKLVQLTGKEYKMLAQLYEQEYRESYMFIVLRDLDGKIWCGGETGSGLFVIDNEQFIDFNQKGRDFRRNNINDIYQDSQGRVWLSMTYDGGLYCFDGDEEIYYRNDPRDSSSISSTEILYVTEDHEGVIWVATWRGGLIRYDFQEFKTFRESEGDSGINSNLTLSTFESRSNQLYVVTETGLNLLDRETMTFEHFGKEEGLQTNLALGVVEDEKGKLWLSTLTGVTVFDPEARTFTNYKIRSGLSDDIHNRIGHSNEDYYLVGTQGFVRFDPVEVQEQIDNTHQLYITGLYLGDEVIHHLDGKSVESLDEITISRQKDRSLGFEFSILNYDLDQKRMYAYRMGKRTDDWVNLGDNNFVYLSRLRPGKYQFQVRSSLDGVHWDVGKVLSIWVKPKWYEQSWFIGLVMIALVILIMLLIRSRNVYLERQKDKLEKLVDKKTRQLKKKNKLLKSKTQMLELRNNEVEKFAYVASHDLKSPLHTIEGMMDILRDNLNGHIDPESERFMGYVKETTQRMVQLINGLLEHARIGTDHKFETVDLNQVLKHLRNDLGRNIEESCTELKIGEMPVLNGQELGLRLLFQNLISNAIKFRPAHRSPVIEISCLSSPASKEKYYKFMVRDNGIGIPERYQKQIFGIFKRLHNTNDYEGTGIGLAHCKKVVDIHRGELWVESVPDEGSTFYFTISSGL, encoded by the coding sequence ATGAAGGGGAAGAAGCATGTGATTTCGAGAAAGACAGCCAGCTATAGATTTCTATTACATTTGGTTTTTTGCTTTGCTTCCTTCAGTGTTGGAGGTCAAAACATAGATTATCAAAACCTGAGTATCCGAGAAGGATTGAGTCATAATTCAGTTTTTTCGGTGTTGCAAGACAATTATGGTTACATCTGGTTGGGCACTAGCAACAGTCTTCATCGCTTTGATGGATATGAATTCAGGACCTATCAAAATGAAAGAGAAAGAAAAGATGGCATCAGCCAGGGTGCTGTCAGAACATTGTTTCAGGACAGTGAAGAGCGTATATGGATCGGTACCGAATCTGGACTTTCTTATTTCTACAGAGGAGAAATAGTTCCTTTCAATGAATTAAATAATCAAATGGCAGTCCAGCCCTATGCTATTGAGGAAATGCTGGAAACCCCCAGTGGAGAGCTTTGGATTGCTACCTGGGGAGGAGGGATTTTTGTCTGGGATGAAAAGGAATTAAAAGCAATCAACAAAAGCACAGCGCCCACACTTGAAACCGATATCATCGTGGATTTTTTATGGGATGAAAGTAGAAGGTGTATCTGGATTGGTACCTGGGATGGAGGTTTGTACCGATACATGGTTGAAAGCCAATCTATGGAAAAGGTTACTGCCTTTCCGGGGATTAACGCCCGAGCCCTTGCGTTGCGTGAGGCAAGTGAGCTATGGGTGGGCACATGGGGCGATGGTCTCTATGTATATCGAGACGATGTTTTTGAGCAGCATTTGGTGGAGGCAAAAGGGGCTATTGCCATTTTTAGCAACAAGATTTTGGATCTGGCTGTTGATCATAAAGATCAACTTTGGGTTGGAACATTTGGTGGTGGAGTGCATCTCTACGATGGTGAAAATTTTCTTTCTTATGCTAATGATCCACAGGATAATAATTCTCTATGTGGCAACTATGTAGAGACCATCACGATTGATGATGAAGGTGCTCTTTGGGTGGGGACTAAAGGTGCCGGAGTGTCTCGAATGAAACCAACTCCTTTTCATGCCTATCCCTATTTAAAAAAGAAAAGCTATGATCCTTTCGATCCTACTATCCCGGGAGTCGTCAAAGACGAAAGAGGAAACAAATGGGTCTTAGGGCCAGAAAGAAAATTGGTTCAATTGACGGGAAAAGAATATAAGATGCTTGCTCAATTGTATGAACAGGAATATCGTGAGTCATACATGTTCATAGTGTTGAGAGACCTTGATGGAAAAATATGGTGCGGAGGTGAAACGGGCTCAGGCCTATTTGTGATTGATAATGAGCAGTTTATTGATTTTAATCAAAAGGGGAGAGATTTTAGAAGAAACAATATCAATGATATTTACCAGGATTCTCAAGGCAGGGTTTGGCTCTCGATGACGTACGATGGTGGGCTTTATTGTTTTGATGGAGATGAGGAGATCTATTATAGAAATGATCCCAGGGATTCTAGTAGTATCAGTAGTACTGAGATTTTATATGTAACGGAGGATCACGAAGGAGTCATCTGGGTTGCTACCTGGAGAGGCGGATTGATACGCTATGATTTTCAGGAGTTCAAGACTTTTCGGGAGTCTGAAGGTGATTCGGGCATCAATTCAAATCTTACGCTATCCACATTCGAATCCCGAAGTAATCAATTGTATGTCGTAACAGAAACCGGATTGAACCTTTTGGATCGGGAGACTATGACGTTCGAGCATTTTGGCAAAGAGGAAGGACTCCAGACCAATTTGGCTTTGGGTGTAGTTGAGGATGAAAAGGGAAAGCTGTGGCTTTCTACTTTGACAGGTGTGACTGTTTTTGATCCTGAAGCAAGGACTTTTACAAATTATAAAATCAGAAGTGGTTTGTCGGATGATATCCATAATCGCATTGGTCATTCGAATGAGGATTATTATTTAGTAGGTACACAAGGTTTTGTTCGATTCGATCCTGTCGAGGTTCAGGAGCAAATTGACAATACCCACCAATTGTACATTACAGGCTTATATCTAGGAGACGAGGTGATTCACCATCTGGACGGAAAGTCAGTAGAATCCTTGGATGAAATTACTATTAGTAGACAAAAGGACCGATCTCTGGGATTTGAGTTTTCTATATTGAATTATGACTTGGATCAAAAAAGGATGTATGCCTATCGAATGGGTAAACGAACCGATGATTGGGTCAATCTAGGGGATAACAACTTTGTTTATTTGTCTAGACTGAGGCCGGGAAAATACCAGTTTCAAGTAAGATCGAGTTTGGATGGTGTACACTGGGACGTTGGTAAAGTATTGAGTATTTGGGTGAAGCCAAAGTGGTATGAGCAGTCCTGGTTTATAGGCTTAGTCATGATTGCCCTGGTGATTTTGATAATGCTTCTGATCAGAAGTCGCAATGTTTATTTGGAGCGACAAAAGGACAAACTAGAGAAGCTGGTAGATAAGAAGACAAGGCAGCTGAAAAAGAAAAACAAGCTTTTGAAATCAAAAACGCAGATGCTTGAGCTGAGGAACAATGAAGTAGAGAAATTCGCTTATGTAGCCAGCCATGATTTGAAGTCTCCACTTCACACCATCGAAGGCATGATGGATATCCTACGTGACAATCTAAATGGTCACATCGATCCTGAGTCTGAAAGGTTTATGGGATATGTCAAAGAGACCACTCAGCGGATGGTGCAGTTGATCAATGGGCTGTTAGAACATGCCAGGATTGGGACTGACCATAAGTTCGAAACTGTTGATTTGAATCAGGTACTGAAACACCTTCGAAATGATCTGGGTAGGAATATTGAGGAAAGTTGTACTGAACTGAAAATTGGAGAAATGCCAGTTTTGAATGGTCAGGAATTAGGCTTACGACTGCTGTTTCAAAATTTGATTTCCAACGCCATAAAGTTCCGCCCTGCACATCGATCTCCGGTAATAGAGATTAGTTGTTTGTCATCGCCTGCCAGCAAGGAGAAGTATTACAAATTTATGGTTCGGGACAATGGTATTGGCATACCTGAGCGGTATCAAAAGCAAATTTTTGGGATATTCAAAAGACTACATAATACCAATGACTATGAGGGGACAGGGATAGGTCTTGCCCATTGCAAAAAGGTGGTGGATATACATCGGGGTGAATTGTGGGTCGAATCTGTTCCTGATGAGGGTAGTACTTTCTATTTTACCATTTCCAGTGGGCTTTAA
- a CDS encoding nitrate reductase: MSSTFKYRNSTKAKTTCSYCGVGCGIEVSVDKKGKIELEGIEDHPVSRGMLCSKGRNLNYVVQDQTDRLMYPQMRWSKYHPLERVDWDTAIDRAAAVFKTFIEKHGPDSVGFYVSGQCLTEEYYLVNKLTKGYIGTNNVDTNSRLCMSSAVMGYVKTLGEDSVPISYEDIELADTFLIAGANPAWCHPILFRRIEAHKEKNPDTKIIVIDPRVTDSCSLADLHLQLRPGTDITLLQAIGRVLIEEGNIDLDFIQNHADGFDSYKEEVMSTSLEDASKICDVSIDDIKLAASYIGNAKAYLSMWTMGLNQSTQGVNNNLALINLNLITGQIGKPGAGPFSLTGQPNAMGGREVGGMASLLAAHRKQASPEDRQEVANFWGVDSVPDKPGLTATQMFDALDSGELKAIWIICTNPSVSMPDANLVDRAMKKAKFVVVQDISSRSDTVKYADLILPAAGWLEKEGTMTNSERRISYLPKMVDAPGEALADSEILIRFAKKMGYPGFEFKNEEEVYKEHCQLTKGTNIDISGLNYDRLKNEGSVQWPVPSETHPGTPRLFTDKKFYTPNQKAQILTTGVSNEADMLSQDFPLVLTTGRIRDQWHTMTRSGKVSKLNKHISKPYLEIHPSDAAERGIKNGDSVLISGARGEVRVNATVTENIKKGVVFLPMHWGKLMGSEFGRANNLTNKAFDPISKQPGFKYSAVEVKKYKKPKQKIVIVGAGAAAYRFLNTYRSLNEEDEIHVFSKEEYPFYNRVLLPEYVNQHKQWEDLLKFKYGEFEELNVHLHTSCSIDKINREEKTVLDQHGQTHDYDVLILATGSRAFVPPNVPIDKPGLFTMRDRQSADALKEFTGNQGHVVIVGGGLLGLELASALREIDVEVSVIQLSARLMERQLDPMASTLLRALMEDMGINVYTNDEVQAVRSYEAEKRIEADLKSGKTIKGNAIVYAIGTRPNSEMAREIGLDCGRGILVNDYLQTSDPAIYAIGEIAEFNRGLNGTTAAAEDMADISARHIAGDLTAMYKGTVPMNILKFPDLDLCSIGLPDPPPSLKGCEEILFIDKSQKYYKKCIIHEDKLIGAILMGDKSEFAEFKELIENNVELSDKRKELLRSGDAGEPMLGSLVCSCNNVGTGNLEKAMDAGCSTLIDVCQATGAGLGCGSCKGEIQQMLKSHQPKEIEETVEA, encoded by the coding sequence ATGAGTTCTACTTTCAAATACCGAAATAGCACTAAGGCGAAAACTACTTGTTCATATTGTGGGGTCGGCTGTGGTATAGAGGTTTCAGTTGATAAGAAAGGCAAAATAGAACTCGAAGGTATAGAGGACCATCCCGTCAGTAGAGGTATGCTATGTTCGAAGGGCAGAAACCTGAACTACGTAGTTCAAGATCAGACCGACAGACTGATGTATCCACAGATGAGATGGTCCAAATACCACCCACTTGAAAGAGTAGACTGGGATACGGCAATAGACCGTGCTGCAGCTGTATTCAAAACCTTCATCGAAAAGCATGGGCCGGATTCAGTAGGCTTCTATGTTTCGGGGCAATGTTTGACAGAGGAATATTATCTAGTCAACAAGCTGACCAAAGGCTATATAGGTACTAACAATGTGGACACCAACAGCCGACTATGTATGAGTTCGGCGGTGATGGGCTATGTCAAAACACTGGGAGAAGATTCAGTCCCGATTTCATATGAAGACATAGAATTAGCGGACACTTTTCTAATCGCTGGAGCCAACCCTGCATGGTGTCACCCTATCCTTTTTAGAAGAATAGAGGCGCACAAAGAGAAAAATCCTGACACAAAAATCATCGTCATTGATCCTCGGGTTACAGACAGTTGTTCATTGGCAGATCTACATCTGCAATTGAGACCAGGTACAGACATTACTCTGCTACAGGCCATTGGACGAGTATTGATTGAAGAGGGCAATATCGATTTAGACTTTATTCAAAATCATGCAGATGGTTTTGACAGTTACAAAGAAGAAGTAATGAGCACCTCACTAGAGGATGCTTCTAAAATATGTGATGTTAGCATCGACGACATCAAACTAGCTGCCAGCTACATCGGCAATGCAAAGGCATACTTGTCCATGTGGACTATGGGGCTCAACCAAAGTACGCAAGGAGTCAACAACAACCTGGCCCTGATCAACCTTAATTTGATCACCGGTCAAATTGGCAAACCAGGCGCAGGACCATTCTCTCTTACGGGACAGCCCAATGCCATGGGAGGACGTGAGGTGGGTGGTATGGCATCCTTACTCGCTGCGCACAGAAAGCAAGCAAGTCCAGAAGACAGACAAGAAGTAGCCAACTTTTGGGGAGTGGATTCAGTCCCTGACAAGCCAGGCCTGACTGCCACGCAAATGTTCGACGCATTGGACTCAGGTGAGCTCAAAGCCATTTGGATCATATGCACCAACCCATCGGTAAGTATGCCTGATGCCAATTTGGTAGATCGAGCCATGAAGAAAGCCAAATTTGTAGTGGTTCAGGACATTTCTAGTCGATCGGATACTGTCAAATATGCTGATCTGATTTTACCTGCAGCAGGATGGCTGGAAAAGGAAGGTACGATGACGAATTCTGAACGTCGCATTTCTTATTTGCCCAAAATGGTTGACGCTCCAGGAGAAGCATTGGCAGATTCAGAAATCCTGATTCGTTTTGCCAAAAAAATGGGCTATCCGGGATTTGAATTCAAAAACGAGGAAGAAGTATATAAGGAACACTGTCAACTCACGAAAGGTACCAATATTGACATTTCGGGGCTGAACTATGACCGACTGAAAAATGAAGGGAGTGTACAATGGCCTGTACCTAGTGAGACACACCCTGGAACCCCTCGCCTATTTACCGACAAGAAATTTTATACACCCAACCAAAAAGCTCAAATCCTAACAACGGGCGTTTCCAATGAAGCAGATATGCTTTCTCAGGATTTTCCACTGGTTTTGACCACTGGTAGAATCAGAGATCAATGGCATACCATGACGCGCTCTGGCAAAGTCAGCAAGCTAAACAAGCATATCTCCAAACCTTATTTGGAGATTCATCCGTCAGATGCAGCAGAACGCGGAATTAAAAATGGCGATTCGGTATTGATATCTGGTGCCAGAGGAGAGGTGAGAGTAAATGCTACAGTTACCGAAAACATAAAAAAGGGAGTTGTTTTCCTCCCTATGCATTGGGGAAAGTTGATGGGTAGCGAGTTCGGAAGAGCCAACAACCTCACCAACAAAGCCTTTGACCCAATCTCCAAACAGCCTGGGTTTAAATACTCTGCAGTAGAGGTCAAAAAATACAAAAAGCCAAAACAAAAAATAGTGATCGTGGGTGCTGGAGCAGCGGCTTATCGCTTCTTGAACACCTACCGTTCGCTCAATGAAGAAGACGAAATCCACGTTTTCTCCAAAGAGGAATATCCTTTTTATAATCGGGTATTGCTACCAGAATATGTCAATCAGCACAAGCAGTGGGAAGACCTGCTCAAATTCAAGTATGGAGAATTTGAAGAACTCAATGTTCATCTTCACACCTCGTGCAGCATCGACAAAATCAACCGAGAAGAAAAAACAGTGTTGGACCAACATGGTCAAACACATGATTATGATGTTTTGATTTTGGCGACCGGATCAAGGGCTTTCGTGCCGCCAAATGTTCCAATTGATAAACCCGGCCTCTTCACCATGCGTGATCGTCAAAGTGCCGATGCGCTCAAGGAATTCACTGGCAATCAAGGTCATGTGGTGATTGTAGGCGGTGGTTTACTCGGCTTAGAACTAGCCTCTGCCCTTCGCGAAATTGATGTAGAAGTATCCGTCATCCAGCTTTCAGCCAGGCTCATGGAAAGACAACTAGACCCTATGGCTAGTACACTTTTGCGGGCGCTCATGGAAGATATGGGAATCAATGTCTACACCAATGATGAAGTACAGGCTGTACGCTCATACGAAGCGGAAAAACGCATAGAAGCCGACCTCAAAAGCGGAAAAACCATCAAGGGTAATGCGATAGTTTATGCCATTGGCACAAGACCAAACTCCGAAATGGCTCGTGAAATCGGATTAGATTGTGGACGAGGGATTTTGGTCAACGATTATCTGCAGACTTCTGACCCAGCCATCTATGCCATAGGTGAGATAGCAGAGTTCAACAGAGGCCTGAATGGAACGACCGCTGCTGCAGAGGATATGGCAGACATATCTGCAAGACACATAGCTGGCGACCTTACAGCGATGTACAAAGGCACGGTTCCAATGAACATCCTCAAGTTCCCAGATTTGGATCTATGCTCAATTGGGCTTCCTGATCCTCCACCAAGTTTAAAAGGTTGTGAGGAAATTCTTTTCATTGACAAATCTCAGAAGTACTATAAAAAATGCATCATTCATGAGGACAAGTTGATTGGTGCCATTTTGATGGGTGACAAATCGGAATTTGCAGAATTCAAAGAGCTGATCGAAAACAATGTAGAGCTATCCGACAAACGTAAAGAGCTACTGCGCTCAGGAGACGCCGGAGAGCCTATGTTAGGCAGCCTGGTGTGCTCGTGCAACAATGTTGGGACAGGAAATCTAGAGAAAGCCATGGATGCAGGCTGCTCTACCCTCATCGATGTTTGTCAGGCTACAGGGGCTGGACTCGGTTGCGGTAGTTGCAAAGGAGAAATACAACAGATGCTGAAATCTCACCAACCCAAAGAAATAGAAGAAACAGTTGAAGCTTAA